A region from the Rufibacter sp. DG15C genome encodes:
- a CDS encoding NADP-dependent malic enzyme — MIKINKEDALNYHSQGQPGKIEVVPTKMVSTQMDLALAYSPGVAEPCKEIAANPEDVYKYTAKGNLVGVISNGTAVLGLGNIGPEASKPVMEGKGVLFKKFAGIDVFDIEINETDPDKFIQIVKSLEPTFGGINLEDIKAPESFKIENALREQMNIPLMHDDQHGTAIISSAALLNGLELVGKKIRDIQMVINGAGAAAIACAKLYVALGVKLDNIVMFDKDGIITPHRNDLDIYRAQFVTMRKITTLAEAMKNADVFIGLSAGNVLAPELVKLMAPNPIIFALANPDPEIPYEVAMATRKDLIMATGRSDHPNQVNNVLGFPYIFRGALDVRATEINEAMKLAAVKALAELAKEPVPEIVHKAYSDNTISFGREYLIPKPLDPRLITVVSPAVAKAAMDSGVAKNPITNWERYHHELQARIGINQKLMNRVMNQAKQNPKTVIFAEADHYKILKAAQIVLDQGIATPILMGNKVRIAELMEEYKLDLQGCRIVDPQEEDAKCEKYAHLFYEKRKRKGVSLFDARRLMRYRNYFGCMMVENGEADALISGLTRDYSKTILPALQVIGVEEGVNKVAGMYIILSKKEPFFFADTTVNLNPTAEEMVDIIGLTARYVRFFDTEPRVAVLSYSNFGSSTGEIPAKTSEATRLAKLKYPDLLIDGEMQANTALNADLLREHYPFSELANDGANTLIFPTLESGNIAYKLLQEMGHAEAIGPVLMGMRKPVHILQLGSSVREIVNMVAISVVDAQTSNGKL; from the coding sequence ATGATCAAAATCAACAAGGAAGACGCCCTTAATTATCACAGCCAAGGGCAGCCCGGGAAGATTGAAGTGGTTCCTACAAAGATGGTGAGCACGCAGATGGACTTGGCCCTGGCCTATTCACCGGGCGTGGCTGAGCCCTGCAAAGAGATTGCTGCCAACCCAGAAGACGTCTATAAATACACCGCCAAGGGCAACCTGGTGGGTGTAATCTCTAACGGTACCGCCGTGTTGGGCTTGGGAAACATTGGCCCTGAGGCCTCTAAGCCTGTGATGGAAGGAAAAGGCGTACTGTTTAAGAAATTTGCCGGAATTGACGTCTTTGACATTGAGATCAACGAGACCGATCCTGACAAATTCATTCAGATTGTAAAGTCCTTAGAGCCTACGTTTGGCGGCATTAACCTGGAGGACATCAAAGCCCCTGAAAGCTTCAAGATTGAGAATGCGCTGCGCGAGCAGATGAACATTCCCTTGATGCATGATGACCAACACGGCACGGCCATCATCTCCAGCGCCGCCCTGTTAAACGGTCTGGAACTGGTAGGCAAGAAAATCCGCGACATCCAGATGGTGATCAACGGTGCTGGCGCGGCGGCTATTGCCTGCGCTAAATTATATGTGGCCCTGGGCGTGAAACTGGACAATATTGTCATGTTTGACAAGGACGGCATCATTACCCCGCACCGCAACGACCTGGACATTTACCGGGCGCAGTTTGTGACCATGCGCAAGATCACCACGCTGGCAGAGGCCATGAAGAACGCGGACGTGTTCATTGGCCTGAGCGCCGGCAACGTGCTGGCCCCAGAGTTGGTGAAGTTGATGGCGCCTAACCCTATCATCTTCGCGCTGGCCAACCCAGACCCTGAGATACCTTATGAGGTGGCCATGGCTACGCGCAAGGATTTGATTATGGCCACGGGCCGTTCTGACCATCCTAACCAAGTCAACAACGTACTGGGTTTCCCTTACATCTTTAGAGGAGCCTTGGACGTGCGCGCCACGGAGATCAACGAGGCCATGAAACTGGCCGCGGTGAAAGCCCTGGCAGAACTGGCCAAAGAACCGGTGCCGGAGATTGTGCACAAAGCCTACAGTGACAACACCATCTCCTTCGGGCGCGAGTATTTGATTCCTAAACCGTTAGACCCGCGCTTGATCACAGTGGTGAGCCCAGCGGTGGCCAAAGCTGCCATGGATTCTGGCGTCGCTAAAAACCCCATCACCAACTGGGAGCGCTATCACCATGAACTGCAGGCCCGCATAGGCATCAACCAGAAATTGATGAACCGCGTCATGAACCAGGCCAAGCAGAATCCTAAGACAGTTATTTTCGCAGAGGCGGATCATTACAAAATCCTGAAGGCGGCGCAGATTGTGCTGGACCAGGGTATTGCCACCCCTATTTTGATGGGAAACAAAGTGCGCATTGCCGAACTGATGGAAGAGTACAAGTTGGACCTGCAAGGCTGCCGCATTGTAGACCCACAAGAAGAGGACGCCAAATGTGAGAAATACGCGCATCTGTTCTATGAGAAGCGCAAGCGCAAAGGCGTAAGCCTCTTTGACGCCCGCCGCCTCATGCGCTACCGCAACTATTTTGGCTGTATGATGGTGGAAAACGGTGAGGCCGATGCTTTGATTTCTGGTTTGACCCGTGACTACTCTAAAACCATCCTTCCAGCTTTGCAGGTGATTGGCGTAGAAGAGGGGGTGAACAAGGTAGCCGGCATGTACATCATCCTGAGCAAAAAGGAGCCGTTCTTCTTCGCAGACACTACCGTGAACCTGAACCCCACCGCCGAGGAGATGGTGGACATCATTGGCCTGACGGCCCGCTATGTGCGCTTCTTTGACACTGAGCCGCGCGTGGCTGTGCTCTCGTACTCCAACTTCGGGTCCAGCACCGGCGAGATTCCAGCTAAAACCAGCGAGGCCACGCGTTTGGCCAAGCTTAAATACCCAGACTTGTTGATTGACGGCGAGATGCAGGCCAACACTGCCTTGAACGCAGATTTGCTGCGCGAGCATTATCCGTTCAGTGAGCTGGCCAATGACGGCGCCAACACGCTTATCTTCCCCACCTTGGAGTCAGGTAACATTGCCTACAAGCTATTGCAGGAGATGGGCCACGCCGAGGCCATTGGGCCGGTACTGATGGGAATGCGCAAGCCGGTTCATATTTTGCAGTTGGGTAGTTCTGTGCGCGAAATTGTGAACATGGTGGCCATTTCAGTGGTAGACGCCCAAACATCCAACGGGAAACTATAA
- the ruvA gene encoding Holliday junction branch migration protein RuvA — protein sequence MIAYIDGRLAHKDPTYVIIDVGGVGYELRISLNTYGSLPEGERCRLFTHLAIKEDSHTLYGFSDSAEKNAFLHLISISGVGPNTGLMILSYLSVSELQQAIVREDVRTIQKVKGIGAKTAQRIILELRDKFRKGLGAEGLHVSFEAHNTSREEALSALVTLGFAKNMAEKTLDNIIKREGAGLTVEDMIKLALKSS from the coding sequence ATGATAGCTTACATTGACGGCCGTCTCGCTCATAAAGATCCCACGTACGTTATCATTGACGTGGGCGGCGTTGGGTATGAATTACGCATTTCGTTGAACACGTATGGCTCTTTGCCGGAAGGCGAACGCTGCCGCTTATTCACGCACCTGGCCATCAAAGAAGATTCGCATACGCTCTATGGTTTCTCTGATTCTGCAGAGAAGAACGCCTTTTTGCACTTGATCTCCATCTCAGGCGTGGGGCCAAACACCGGCTTGATGATTCTTTCTTACCTGTCGGTATCTGAGTTGCAGCAGGCCATTGTGCGGGAAGACGTGCGCACCATCCAGAAAGTGAAAGGCATTGGCGCCAAGACCGCGCAGCGCATCATCCTGGAACTGCGTGACAAGTTCAGAAAAGGCCTGGGAGCCGAAGGCCTGCACGTCTCCTTTGAGGCACACAATACCTCCAGAGAGGAGGCGTTATCTGCTTTGGTTACGCTGGGCTTCGCGAAGAACATGGCAGAGAAAACCTTGGACAACATCATCAAACGCGAGGGCGCCGGACTGACCGTGGAAGACATGATCAAGCTTGCCCTGAAATCATCATAG
- the sprA gene encoding cell surface protein SprA → MFTRRRKPFILASAVGLVSLTAWLSQAEPHQNTSLRDWKSRLQTITTGLTAQPKKQQGQDTTQIKYIPSRRPKLQFKDRAGDPFSNNFSTTPLILPPPSNLKIEVVPDDSLKRYEIREQLGDLDYRTPSTMTFEEYSRYQQRESIRNYWRSKSATLDEQNPAAPSRRLVPRIDIGGRTFDRLFGGSFVDIRPNGLATLKFGALFNKNENPAIPLRQQSVGDFEFDQSIALNIDGRIGEKLRITANWDTKANFDFENNLKLEYTGYPEEIIRKIEAGNVSMPLNSSLITGGQNLFGLKTQLQLGRLSVTAIAANQRGSIDQVNIQNGAQNRNFEIRADEYDADRHFFLAQFFRGKYDQSLRNLPLVNSGIVIRRLEVYITNDNRTTENLRNIVALMDIGEADPFRTRFDTNQPTGAAAGNNQNSLFDQIKGQRNNNQVENALDAQGLQKSVDYEHVRARRLDQREYKFNPQLGYISLNSALLPEQVLGVAFEYTLNGRTYKVGELQDDYQNVTEDQVIFLKMLRATNPSLQFPTWDLMMKNVYSLNANQIERQNFQLNIVYKDDQTGADLTSLQDESRIKGTPLVRVFNLDNVNTNNDKPADGNFDFLPGITIDPENGRIYFPEVEPFGSYLQNKLGTAQEEPLTEKYVFEELYDSIQTDAQQFSNKNKFFLRGRYQASSTDEITLPGIRIAEGSVAVYSGGTRLVEGQDYQVFYDLGRVKILNPSYLNNANNLRVTYEKADILNVQPRTLLGARFDYKVDNDLIIGATVMHQGEQPFINRVSIGDEPTNNTIYGMDINYRRDSRFLTNLTDKLPFLTTKVPSTVTLGAEFARLVPNTTEFEGEDGVSYIDDFENAETPYSLGGFNTNIWRLAATPAPIANGTSGLETAFKRAKIAWYTIDQIYYTPNDLRPSNITKEELENHYTRGVQRRELFPNRDPEASNTFEYTFDLAYYPAERGQYNYNPGLLGNNRLPGDPRQNWAGISREISFDNNFDNANIEYLEFWMLNPFIDGDRGRVNDGEGNNANNTTGGELVFNLGNVSEDLLKDQRYEFENGLPTDPAQPTTDPTIWGRVTRNQFLTDAFDNNPSSRQYQDIGLDGLNNTDEKNFFQGIYANLADPSGDDFRHHLDADYDARNIGILGRYKNFNGMEGNSPVNSNQSSYAFPDKEDLNRDNVISDLEQYYEYKLNLRPSTMNVGQNYIVDKVDTLINGTTVSWYQFRIPVRKPTGTVGGIQGFKSIRFMRMYMTQFEQPVVLRFVQMQFVANQWRTYNSVLTDGGPCTDCDSDADNFTVSTVNVEENGEVDAGTIPYVLPPGVERQRDYSSANNRRQNEQSLQLCVENLRDGFSKAVYKNVSQDMLIYKRLKMYLHAQSSTGTRDGEMVAFLRIGSDFTQNYYEYAIPLQITPEGTRDPNAIWNEANFVDVAFDEFVRVKSERNRAGFDLTKPYSITVNGKTLTVVGNPDFSDVQSLMIGLQNPITADRASNSVCLWLNELRVSDFDRKAGWAATARANVKLADFANITATGSYTTVGFGGIQERAAQRSRENTGQFDINANIAAEKLLPAGTGLVVPLSVQYGTTVAEPRYDPLDRDTPLDTSLDKFDEGEERDAYRKEVVSQTTTKSINLLNVRKEKTNPEAKARLYDIENLSFSYAYSEILHTDIITDRNFSKSHRGGIAYNYTASPKSYTPLAKIAVLESPYLRWLKEFNVTLLPSRIAVRADLDRSYNETFLQGRSSPYALPDTAGILPTYQKSFFFNRIYDVKWDLTRSLSLDYTATNRSVIDEPDGRVNNEVDSLRYKNKVIWHNLRRFGRNTNFNQVVAMTYRLPLDKFPLTDWISGDARYEAGYTWTSSSTALRNNDTLQLGNTIENNTQTSLTGKIDLVRLYNKVKILKKVNEATPQPGLRATNTKTVGRPGTAAAADTTQKRDSKVLNGILRTLMSARSINVTYARTEGTLLPGFLPTARNFGLADGFGAPGLGFVLGKQYNLDELYNRADRENWYTDSSQYLNTPLSSLSSTNITARATIEPFRNFIITLDGAMNKSEIDEVYYRRDSAKVVQRQNPFTTGSYRVSFIAVQTLFESNSGNRSAAFENFIRNRATVASRLNAVSPNGVYGLNSQDVLIASFVHAYQGKDINGYEAEPSDPFDAIPLPNWRLEYNGLSQVPFFQKYFSSFTLSHSYQSNFTLANFSSSLDYQFEPAGFPDRTNDLGEVIPYHIINQVSITETMAPLIGINFRTKGQLTGRMEYRTERALLLNMTNAQVTENGVKDYVVGIGYSTTNFRVPFRIGGQRKTLENELTMRLDLTIRDNVTIQRTIGVDASGQEYQNNLVTSGGLQVQLRPTIDYVVSQRLNLQFYFTKNINDPKVANSFRNTMTEGGIQLRFSLSD, encoded by the coding sequence GTGTTTACTAGAAGAAGAAAGCCTTTCATTCTTGCCTCTGCCGTAGGATTGGTGTCTTTGACAGCGTGGCTGTCTCAAGCCGAGCCTCACCAAAATACGTCCCTGCGTGACTGGAAAAGCCGCTTACAAACCATCACTACCGGCCTCACAGCGCAGCCTAAAAAGCAACAAGGACAAGACACAACACAAATAAAATACATCCCTTCGCGCCGTCCCAAGCTCCAGTTCAAGGACCGCGCCGGAGACCCTTTTTCCAATAATTTCTCCACTACCCCACTCATCTTGCCGCCGCCTTCTAACTTAAAGATAGAAGTGGTGCCAGATGACAGCCTTAAGCGCTATGAGATTAGGGAACAGTTAGGGGATTTAGATTACCGCACGCCTAGCACCATGACCTTTGAGGAATATTCACGGTACCAGCAGCGCGAGTCAATCAGAAATTATTGGCGTTCTAAATCTGCCACCTTAGATGAGCAGAACCCAGCCGCGCCCAGCCGCCGTCTGGTGCCGCGCATTGACATAGGTGGCCGCACCTTTGACCGTCTGTTTGGCGGTAGCTTCGTAGACATTAGACCGAATGGTTTGGCCACGCTAAAGTTTGGCGCGCTTTTCAACAAGAATGAGAATCCGGCCATCCCGCTGCGCCAGCAGAGCGTGGGGGATTTTGAGTTTGACCAGAGCATTGCCCTCAACATTGACGGCCGCATTGGTGAGAAACTGCGCATCACCGCCAACTGGGACACCAAAGCCAACTTCGATTTTGAGAACAACCTAAAGCTGGAGTACACCGGTTATCCAGAAGAAATCATTAGAAAGATTGAGGCGGGTAACGTAAGCATGCCGCTCAACAGCTCTCTGATCACGGGTGGGCAGAACTTGTTCGGTTTAAAGACGCAGTTGCAACTGGGCCGCTTATCTGTGACCGCCATTGCCGCCAACCAGCGCGGGAGCATTGACCAGGTCAACATCCAGAACGGCGCCCAGAACCGCAACTTTGAGATCAGGGCAGATGAGTATGACGCTGACCGTCACTTCTTCCTAGCGCAGTTCTTCCGGGGCAAGTATGATCAGTCATTAAGGAATCTGCCATTGGTGAACTCGGGCATTGTGATCCGTCGTCTGGAAGTGTACATTACCAATGACAACCGCACCACTGAGAACCTCCGGAACATTGTAGCCCTCATGGACATTGGCGAGGCAGACCCGTTTAGGACTCGCTTTGACACCAACCAGCCTACGGGCGCAGCCGCTGGCAACAACCAGAACAGCCTCTTTGACCAGATAAAAGGCCAGCGTAACAACAACCAGGTAGAAAACGCCCTAGATGCACAGGGTCTGCAGAAAAGTGTGGACTATGAGCATGTGCGCGCCCGTCGCCTGGACCAACGCGAATACAAGTTCAACCCGCAGTTAGGCTACATCTCCTTGAATTCGGCGCTGTTACCTGAGCAGGTGCTGGGCGTGGCCTTTGAGTATACCTTGAACGGCCGCACCTACAAAGTGGGCGAGTTGCAGGACGACTACCAGAACGTTACCGAAGACCAGGTCATCTTCCTGAAGATGCTGCGCGCCACCAATCCTAGTTTGCAGTTCCCTACCTGGGACCTGATGATGAAGAACGTGTACTCGCTCAACGCCAACCAGATTGAACGCCAGAACTTCCAGTTGAATATTGTCTACAAAGACGATCAGACCGGCGCTGACTTGACCAGCTTGCAGGATGAGTCGCGCATTAAAGGAACGCCGCTGGTGCGCGTCTTTAACCTGGACAACGTCAACACCAACAATGACAAGCCCGCCGATGGCAACTTTGACTTTCTGCCCGGCATCACCATTGACCCTGAGAACGGGCGCATCTACTTCCCAGAGGTAGAACCGTTTGGCTCTTATCTGCAAAACAAACTAGGTACTGCCCAGGAAGAACCCCTCACTGAGAAATATGTCTTTGAGGAGCTCTATGACTCCATTCAGACAGACGCGCAGCAGTTCTCCAATAAGAACAAATTCTTTTTACGCGGCCGCTACCAGGCCTCCAGCACCGATGAGATCACCTTGCCGGGCATTAGGATCGCCGAGGGTTCAGTTGCCGTCTATTCTGGCGGGACGCGTTTGGTAGAAGGCCAGGATTACCAGGTGTTCTATGACTTGGGCCGCGTGAAGATCCTCAACCCCAGCTACCTCAACAACGCCAACAACCTGCGCGTGACGTATGAGAAGGCAGACATCCTCAACGTGCAACCGCGCACGCTATTAGGAGCACGCTTTGACTATAAAGTAGACAATGACTTGATCATTGGGGCTACGGTCATGCACCAGGGCGAGCAGCCGTTCATCAACCGCGTGAGCATTGGCGACGAGCCGACCAACAACACCATCTACGGCATGGACATCAACTACCGCCGTGATTCCCGTTTCCTGACCAACCTCACTGACAAGCTTCCCTTCCTAACCACCAAAGTGCCGTCTACCGTTACGCTGGGGGCTGAGTTTGCCCGTCTGGTGCCTAATACCACTGAGTTTGAGGGCGAAGACGGCGTGTCTTACATTGATGACTTTGAGAACGCAGAGACGCCTTATTCCCTGGGCGGCTTCAATACCAACATCTGGCGCTTGGCCGCTACTCCGGCGCCTATTGCCAACGGAACGTCTGGCTTAGAGACTGCCTTTAAACGCGCCAAGATTGCCTGGTACACCATTGACCAAATCTATTATACCCCCAATGACCTAAGGCCTTCTAACATCACCAAGGAGGAACTGGAGAACCATTACACCCGGGGCGTGCAGCGCAGAGAGCTGTTCCCTAACCGGGATCCAGAAGCCAGCAACACCTTTGAGTACACCTTTGACTTAGCGTATTACCCGGCAGAGCGCGGCCAGTACAACTATAATCCTGGCTTGCTTGGCAACAACCGTCTACCCGGCGACCCGCGCCAGAACTGGGCCGGTATTAGCCGTGAGATTTCCTTTGACAACAACTTTGACAATGCCAACATTGAGTACCTTGAGTTCTGGATGCTGAACCCGTTCATTGACGGCGACCGCGGCCGGGTGAACGACGGCGAAGGCAACAACGCCAACAACACCACCGGCGGGGAACTGGTCTTTAACTTGGGGAACGTTTCTGAAGACCTGCTCAAGGACCAGCGCTATGAGTTTGAGAATGGCTTGCCAACAGACCCTGCCCAACCTACCACAGACCCAACCATCTGGGGCCGCGTGACAAGAAACCAGTTTCTGACAGACGCCTTTGACAACAACCCAAGCTCCAGGCAGTACCAGGATATTGGCTTGGACGGCTTGAACAACACAGACGAGAAGAACTTCTTCCAGGGCATCTACGCCAATCTAGCCGACCCTTCTGGAGATGACTTCCGCCACCATCTGGACGCGGATTATGACGCCCGCAACATAGGCATTCTGGGCCGTTACAAGAACTTCAACGGCATGGAGGGCAACTCTCCGGTCAACAGCAACCAGTCTTCCTATGCTTTCCCAGACAAAGAAGACTTGAACCGGGACAACGTCATCAGTGACCTGGAGCAGTACTATGAGTACAAGCTGAACCTGCGGCCGTCTACCATGAACGTGGGCCAGAATTACATTGTAGACAAAGTAGACACCTTGATCAACGGAACTACGGTGAGCTGGTACCAGTTCCGGATTCCGGTGCGTAAGCCAACCGGCACCGTGGGCGGCATTCAGGGTTTCAAGTCCATCAGGTTCATGCGCATGTACATGACCCAGTTTGAGCAGCCGGTGGTGTTGCGCTTTGTGCAGATGCAGTTTGTGGCCAACCAATGGAGAACCTACAACTCGGTGTTAACTGACGGCGGACCTTGTACCGACTGTGATTCAGATGCAGACAACTTTACGGTATCAACGGTCAATGTAGAAGAGAACGGCGAGGTAGATGCGGGCACCATTCCGTATGTATTGCCACCGGGAGTAGAACGCCAACGGGATTACTCCTCTGCCAACAACCGCCGCCAGAACGAGCAGTCGTTGCAGTTGTGTGTAGAGAACCTGAGAGACGGCTTCAGCAAGGCGGTGTACAAGAACGTGTCCCAGGACATGCTCATTTACAAGCGCCTGAAAATGTACCTGCACGCCCAAAGCTCCACCGGCACCCGTGACGGTGAGATGGTGGCGTTCCTGCGCATCGGCTCTGACTTTACCCAGAACTACTACGAGTATGCCATCCCGCTGCAGATCACACCAGAGGGTACCCGCGACCCGAACGCCATCTGGAACGAGGCCAACTTTGTAGACGTAGCCTTTGATGAGTTTGTGCGCGTGAAATCTGAACGGAACCGTGCTGGCTTTGACCTCACGAAACCTTATTCTATTACCGTCAACGGCAAGACGCTCACGGTGGTCGGGAACCCAGACTTCTCAGATGTGCAGAGTTTGATGATTGGTTTACAGAACCCAATCACCGCAGACCGTGCCTCAAATTCGGTGTGCTTGTGGCTGAATGAACTGCGCGTTTCTGACTTTGACCGCAAAGCCGGCTGGGCTGCCACCGCCAGAGCCAACGTGAAACTCGCCGACTTCGCCAACATCACCGCTACTGGTTCTTATACCACCGTAGGCTTTGGCGGCATCCAGGAGAGAGCCGCCCAGCGCTCCAGAGAGAACACCGGCCAGTTTGACATCAACGCCAACATAGCCGCCGAGAAGTTATTGCCAGCCGGTACCGGTTTGGTAGTACCTCTGTCTGTGCAGTACGGAACTACCGTAGCAGAACCGCGCTATGACCCGCTGGACAGAGATACCCCGCTAGACACATCCTTAGACAAGTTTGACGAAGGCGAGGAACGAGACGCCTACCGCAAGGAAGTCGTCAGTCAGACCACCACCAAGAGCATCAACCTGTTGAACGTACGCAAGGAGAAGACCAACCCAGAGGCCAAGGCGCGTCTGTATGACATTGAGAACCTCTCCTTCTCCTACGCCTACAGTGAGATTCTGCACACGGACATCATCACCGACCGCAACTTCTCTAAGAGCCACCGCGGGGGCATTGCGTACAACTACACCGCCTCACCGAAGAGCTACACGCCGCTGGCCAAGATAGCCGTCTTGGAGTCGCCGTACCTGCGCTGGTTGAAGGAGTTTAACGTGACGTTATTGCCAAGCAGAATTGCGGTGAGAGCAGACCTGGACAGAAGCTACAATGAGACGTTCCTGCAAGGCCGAAGTTCGCCATATGCGTTGCCAGATACGGCCGGCATTCTGCCTACGTACCAGAAATCGTTCTTCTTCAACCGTATCTATGATGTAAAGTGGGACTTGACCCGTAGCCTGAGCTTAGACTACACCGCCACCAACCGCTCGGTGATTGACGAGCCGGACGGACGCGTGAACAATGAGGTAGATTCTCTGCGCTACAAGAACAAAGTCATCTGGCACAACTTGCGTCGCTTTGGCCGTAACACCAACTTTAATCAAGTGGTGGCCATGACCTATCGTTTGCCCCTGGACAAATTCCCGCTCACAGACTGGATTAGCGGGGATGCGCGTTATGAGGCGGGCTATACCTGGACCTCGTCTTCCACGGCCTTGCGTAACAATGACACCCTGCAATTGGGCAACACCATTGAGAACAACACGCAGACCAGCCTGACCGGTAAGATTGATTTGGTGCGCCTCTACAACAAGGTGAAAATCTTGAAAAAGGTAAACGAAGCCACGCCACAACCAGGCTTGCGCGCTACCAATACGAAAACCGTGGGCAGACCAGGCACCGCCGCAGCGGCAGACACCACCCAGAAACGTGATAGCAAAGTCTTGAACGGTATCTTGCGCACCTTGATGTCTGCCAGGTCCATCAACGTGACCTATGCCCGGACCGAGGGCACCTTGCTCCCGGGCTTCCTGCCGACGGCAAGGAACTTCGGGTTGGCGGACGGCTTTGGCGCGCCGGGCTTGGGCTTTGTCTTGGGCAAGCAGTACAACCTGGATGAGCTCTACAACCGCGCCGACCGCGAGAACTGGTACACGGACAGCAGTCAGTACCTTAACACGCCGCTGAGTTCTCTGTCTTCTACCAACATCACCGCCCGGGCCACTATAGAACCGTTCCGCAACTTCATCATCACGCTGGACGGGGCTATGAACAAGTCTGAGATTGACGAGGTGTATTACAGAAGAGACTCGGCTAAGGTAGTGCAGCGCCAGAATCCGTTCACCACGGGCTCTTACCGCGTGTCCTTCATTGCCGTGCAGACCTTGTTTGAATCTAATTCTGGCAACCGCTCGGCGGCTTTTGAGAACTTCATCAGGAACCGGGCTACCGTAGCCAGCCGTCTGAACGCGGTAAGCCCAAATGGGGTGTATGGCTTGAACTCACAGGATGTCTTGATTGCCTCTTTTGTGCATGCCTACCAAGGCAAGGACATTAATGGCTATGAAGCGGAGCCAAGTGATCCGTTTGACGCCATTCCGCTGCCTAACTGGCGTCTGGAGTACAATGGTCTGTCACAGGTGCCTTTCTTCCAGAAGTACTTCAGCTCGTTCACGTTAAGCCATTCGTACCAGTCTAACTTCACGCTGGCCAACTTTAGCTCTTCATTGGACTACCAGTTTGAGCCAGCCGGTTTCCCAGACAGAACCAATGACTTAGGCGAAGTGATCCCGTACCACATCATCAACCAGGTGTCCATCACTGAAACAATGGCGCCGTTGATTGGTATTAACTTCAGGACCAAAGGTCAGTTGACGGGTAGAATGGAGTACCGCACCGAGCGGGCCTTGCTGTTGAACATGACCAACGCGCAGGTAACGGAGAACGGTGTAAAAGACTACGTAGTGGGCATAGGCTATAGCACTACCAACTTTAGAGTGCCGTTCAGGATTGGCGGCCAGCGCAAAACCTTGGAGAACGAGCTGACCATGCGCTTGGACTTGACCATCAGGGACAACGTCACTATCCAGCGCACCATTGGCGTAGACGCCAGCGGCCAGGAGTATCAGAACAACCTAGTGACCAGCGGCGGATTGCAGGTGCAGTTGCGGCCAACCATAGATTACGTGGTGAGCCAGCGCCTGAACTTGCAGTTCTACTTCACCAAGAACATCAATGATCCTAAGGTGGCCAACTCGTTCAGGAACACCATGACCGAGGGCGGCATTCAGCTTAGATTCAGTTTATCTGACTAA
- the gcvH gene encoding glycine cleavage system protein GcvH, protein MNFPAELKYTKDHEWIRIEGDVAYVGITDFAQRELGDIVYVDIDTLDKNVAREEVFGTVEAVKTVSDLFSPLSGQVMEINDKLDGNPELVNSDPYGDGWMIKMSVDNTAEVADLLSADAYKELVGA, encoded by the coding sequence ATGAACTTTCCAGCAGAGCTAAAATACACCAAAGACCACGAGTGGATTAGAATTGAAGGCGACGTAGCCTACGTAGGCATCACAGATTTCGCGCAGCGTGAGCTGGGTGACATTGTGTATGTAGACATTGACACGCTAGACAAGAACGTAGCCAGAGAAGAAGTATTTGGCACCGTTGAGGCCGTGAAAACCGTTTCTGACCTGTTCAGCCCATTGAGCGGCCAGGTAATGGAAATAAACGACAAACTAGACGGCAACCCAGAGCTAGTGAACTCTGACCCGTACGGTGATGGCTGGATGATCAAGATGTCTGTGGACAACACTGCTGAGGTAGCTGATCTACTTTCTGCCGACGCATACAAAGAACTGGTAGGCGCTTAA
- a CDS encoding VanZ family protein yields the protein MRTRYYAPALGWAVVILIGTLLPANALPPAPEWDFLTFDSLVHALLFGTQLFLLLWALHKDPSVSLTFLNISLAFLAVVSFGVGVEFLQGAMPFGRVTSPVDAISNAVGALFGLGFWWLIRRF from the coding sequence GTGCGTACACGCTATTATGCACCTGCGCTGGGGTGGGCAGTGGTGATCCTGATTGGGACGCTTCTGCCCGCCAACGCGCTTCCTCCCGCCCCTGAGTGGGATTTCCTCACCTTTGACTCGCTGGTGCATGCCCTCCTCTTCGGCACCCAGTTGTTTCTTCTGCTGTGGGCTTTGCATAAAGACCCATCTGTTTCCCTTACTTTTCTTAACATCTCTCTTGCCTTCTTGGCCGTTGTGAGCTTTGGTGTGGGCGTTGAGTTCTTGCAGGGCGCCATGCCCTTTGGCCGGGTGACCAGCCCCGTAGATGCCATCAGTAATGCCGTAGGTGCTTTGTTTGGCTTGGGCTTCTGGTGGCTGATCCGTCGTTTTTAG